The Garra rufa chromosome 8, GarRuf1.0, whole genome shotgun sequence genome has a segment encoding these proteins:
- the nfe2l2a gene encoding nuclear factor erythroid 2-related factor 2a — protein sequence MEIELPKMHPSQQDMDLIDILWRQDVDLGAGREVFDFSYRQKEVELRRQREKEEEKQQQRLREQEKALLAQLQLDEETGEFVPRSAPLTQTSTTNAEIAQNGAFAEPVADAMSFDECMQLLAETFPLDEPAESAPPCLDTSVPPSTDLMMPPEIPAFTQNPLMQGSLDQAWMELLSLPELQQCLNMQMQESLDMDGFIKPSAEAQDPNYSQYLPGMDHLPSVQTEVCPPEYVNTYDGSFNTMVSPNLSQMSLNVPDVGAEFRPEEFNEMFYPEMEVKVNSGPIATDGGNMAEISSDPPVNPMDLHSFSPGSFSSGKPEPMSEFPDSDSGLSLDASPHMSSPGKSLNGDGSFGFSDSDSEDMDSSPAGMESDYTEIFPLVYLNDGAQAFLSEKPPGEAREMKAKNPKIEPAEASGHSKPPFTKDKLKKRSEARLSRDEQRAKALQIPFTVDKIINLPVDDFNEMMSKHQLSEGQLALVRDIRRRGKNKVAAQNCRKRKLENIVGLEYELDSLKEEKERLMKEKSERSTSLKEMKQQLSTLYQEVFGMLRDEQGKPFSPNEYSLQHTADGTVFLVPRLKKTLVKNN from the exons ATGGAGATTGAATTGCCTAAAATGCACCCAAGCCAGCAG GACATGGATCTGATAGATATCCTGTGGAGGCAGGACGTGGATCTGGGAGCGGGGAGGGAAGTGTTCGATTTCAGCTACAGACAGAAGGAGGTGGAGTTGCGGCGCCAGCGTGAGAAGGAAGAGGAGAAGCAGCAGCAGCGTCTGCGGGAGCAGGAGAAAGCGCTGCTCGCCCAACTCCAGCTGGACGAGGAGACTGGAGAGTTTGTGCCACGGAGCGCCCCGCTGACGCAGACCAGCACCACAAATGCTGAAATCGCACAG AATGGAGCTTTCGCAGAACCGGTCGCTGATGCCATGTCATTCGACGAGTGCATGCAGCTCCTGGCTGAGACTTTTCCACTAGATGAGCCAGCTGAG TCAGCGCCGCCTTGCCTGGATACCTCCGTTCCTCCTTCCACAGATCTTATGATGCCCCCAGAAATCCCAGCTTTTACCCAGAATCCTTTGATGCAAGGCTCTCTTGATCAAGCCTGGATGGAGTTGCTCTCACTTCCAGAGTTGCAG CAGTGCCTCAACATGCAGATGCAGGAGTCGTTGGATATGGATGGATTTATAAAACCTTCAGCAGAAGCACAGGACCCAAACTACAGCCAATATCTGCCTGGGATGGACCATCTCCCGTCTGTGCAAACAGAGGTGTGTCCTCCCGAATACGTCAACACTTATGATGGATCCTTCAACACTATGGTCTCACCCAATCTCAGCCAGATGAGTTTGAACGTCCCCGATGTGGGGGCCGAGTTTCGACCTGAGGAATTTAATGAGATGTTTTATCCTGAGATGGAGGTTAAAGTGAACAGTGGCCCTATTGCAACTGACGGAGGAAACATGGCTGAGATCTCCAGCGATCCTCCTGTGAACCCCATGGATCTCCACAGCTTCTCACCTGGAAGCTTCAGCTCAGGAAAACCAGAGCCTATGTCCGAATTCCCAGATTCAGATTCTGGCTTGTCGCTGGACGCCAGTCCTCACATGAGCTCTCCTGGGAAGTCCTTGAACGGAGACGGATCCTTCGGTTTCAGCGACTCCGACTCGGAAGACATGGACAGTAGTCCTGCTGGCATGGAGTCAGATTACACTGAGATATTCCCGCTGGTTTACCTTAACGACGGAGCGCAGGCATTTCTCTCGGAGAAACCCCCTGGAGAAGCACGGGAGATGAAAGCCAAGAACCCAAAGATAGAGCCGGCTGAGGCCAGCGGCCACTCCAAACCTCCTTTTACCAAAGACAAGTTGAAGAAACGCTCTGAGGCCCGGCTCTCCCGTGATGAACAGAGAGCAAAAGCCTTGCAGATCCCGTTTACTGTGGACAAGATCATCAATCTGCCTGTGGATGATTTCAACGAGATGATGTCCAAACACCAGCTGAGCGAGGGCCAACTCGCCCTCGTCAGAGACATCCGCCGGCGGGGCAAGAACAAGGTCGCTGCGCAGAACTGCCGCAAGAGAAAGCTGGAGAACATTGTGGGCCTGGAGTACGAGCTGGACTCACTCAAAGAGGAGAAGGAGCGCCTGATGAAGGAGAAGAGCGAGCGCAGCACCAGTCTGAAAGAGATGAAGCAGCAGTTGAGTACCTTGTACCAGGAGGTCTTCGGTATGCTTCGAGATGAGCAGGGCAAGCCTTTCTCGCCCAACGAATACTCCCTTCAGCACACAGCGGACGGCACCGTGTTCCTCGTTCCTCGCCTTAAAAAGACTCTCGTTAAGAACAACTAG